In the Nitratiruptor sp. YY09-18 genome, GCCACTGATACGCTCTACTAACTCCCACCCATCATATGGCTCAAGATTTTCGAGCATCTTTTCGATACCACGGTACTTATAGAAATGACGCACTTCAAGGTGAAGTATAGCTTCACCTTCTTGGGAGAAGTGAAAGTGGCCCGGTTCGATGATTCCTGCATGTATAGGACCTACCCCTACTTCAAAAATCCCTTCGCCACCAATTGTTTCATATTTGTATGGCTTAAATGGTGCAAAATCAAGTGAATCAGATTGAAAATATTTACGCATTGGATGGATATTGGGGAAGCGTTCGTGATGCAAGAGGGGCCTTGAGTCAAAACTCCCTTCAAATTCGATGCCAAAATCGTCACGGATTTTACGCTCAAACCAGATAGCAGCTGGATATTTGGTTGTGAGTGTAGGTAGCATGGGATTCTCTTTGTCAAGTGAATGTTTTTGGATTTTATCATCATAGATATCGACTATTTCAAAATGGTCCTCTAACTCCTGGGCAAAACGTGCTATGAAGCGCATAGACTATCCTTGTATAATTGATTCTATTGCAGAAAAATTCGCTAGAAGTACCAAAAGTGCAGCGCTAAAGAGCACTAGAGCGCTCACTTCACTAGCATAAACCTCTTTAGACTCCTCTTTGCCTTCATATTTCATACTCTGATAGATTTCAACAAACTTATAAAAGATTAGTGCAAGCAAAAGGAGTACAAGTAAAATACCGCTAAACATCAAGAGGAGATGATGGCTAGCTTTGGCCATATCCACCATAGCACCGAATCCAAAAAGTTCACTAAAAAATATAGGACTTGGAGGCAATCCAACAATTGCTAACATCAAGAGTCCCACAATCAGCCAAAAGAGCTTGCCCTTAACTCCGCTATATCCGCGCAAAGCTCCTGCTATATGGTATTTGCCTTTGGATTCAAGCACACCGGTAGCGATAAAGAGAGCCGGTTTGATAAAAGCGTGTGCAGCAAAATGCAAGAGTGCTGCAAAGTATCCGCCACTTACCCAAAAAATAGCTATGAGGAGCATGTGTTCAATACCACTGAGACTAAAAAGACGCATAAAATCTTTGACGCGGTAGATGAGAAAGGCTACTATAAAAAGTGTCAAGAGTGCATAGATATATGTAAATCCAATGAGATGTGACTCATTGACTTGCTTCGCAAGAAGGGAAAAACGGAAAAATCCACTCATAATGGCACTTTCTAAAATACCGCTAAAGAGAGCTGCCACAGGATAGTGTGCCGCCCGCTCGATATTGGCTAGCCAAAGATTCATAGGGAAAAACCCCATCTTTATAAAACTCCCAATCGCTACAAATGCAAAACCGATCTCAAAGAGATATTTTGCTCCGATTTGTGAGATATGTTGCTGGAGAGTTAAAAATTCAATAGCTTTTTCACCAAGCATTGGTTTTGCAGCAGCATAGATGAGTATAATGCCAAAGAGTATGAGGGAGATGGCAATAGTGCCTACAATCATATAATTCCAGGCCTCTTTGTGTGCAAATGAGGTGTTGTTGGTCTTGATCATATAGACGGTGCTAAGTGTCGCAAATTCGAGCCCCACCCAAAAAATTCCAAGATTATTGGCTACGACACTGAGTATCATGCCGATCCAAAAAAGGCCAAAAAATCGATAGAATCGACGATATTGGCGCTCTGCGATTGTAACATGATGCTGCAGGCTCTCCAGGGCAAAAGTCACTCCAATACCTACAATAGCTGAGACGATGAGGATAAACTTGGCGAGATTATCGATGAGGAAAAGATTGCTATGGTAGTTTGGTGTAAAAAGGAGTAAGAGCGTAGGTAGGAGAATCAATGAGCTAATAACTGGGAGCAGTTTTTTGATATTGTTGGTTTTAAAAAAGCTCAAGATGAAGATGGCAAGTGGTGGAAGGAAGAGAAGCTCAAGCATTATTTGCCTCCCTTTGGAGCAAGAGATTGATAATGATAACAGCCATGAGGAGGTCGAAGAATATACCAAGCTCTATGAGCATTGGCATCCCTTCAGTTGCTGTCATAGCCAAGAGAAAAAGGCTATTTTCCATCATCAAAAATCCTACCACTTTTGCAAAGATGTTGCGATGTTCTACTATGAGCAAGAGCGAAAGGAGCAATGAAGCGATAGATATTGAGATGAAATTTTTTGCGCTTTGGTGCAAGAGCGGATCGATAAGATAGAAGGTAAAAACCAGGATTGCAGGGATGAGGATGATAGAGTATTGGATACGAATCGATGGAGTAATATTACGTTCTATAGCAAAGCGTTTTGCATAAATTTTTAGAATATAAGGAATGGCAAAAGCTTTGAGCAAGATTGTGATGGAGCCGGATATCATCATCTCCCTATCTCCTAAGTAGCTTGCTTCTGCAATAGCTGCCAAGCCCAAAAAGAGGGAGTTGAGTCCATACCAAAAGAGGAGGCGATAGAGTCTTGTCGTAAGCAGTGTGACAATGAGTGCTGAGAGAAACATACCGATGAAAAAATTTGTCATACTAGGCTCCTAAAATATAAAAACTTATCAATGATAAAAATGCAAAAACAATTGCGATACCAAGGAGATTTGGCACTTTGAACAGGCGCAGTTTTGCTGTATTGACCTCTATAAGTCCTACAACAAGACAAATGAGTGCAATCTTGGCAAAGTAGAGCAAAAAGGCTAAAGGCAAAGGTGCATCCATGCCAAAAGGGAGAAAAAAACTTGCAAAAAGGGATGCAAAAATCATGAATTTTATGGCACTTGCACTCTCTAAAAGTGCAAGATAAAATCCACTAATATCGAGGATCATCGCTTCATGCACCATAGTGAGTTCTAGATGAGTCTCTGGATTGTCCACAGGGATACGTCCATTTTCGGCAAGCAAGAGGATAAAAAAGGCGATTCCTGCAAAGGTGAAACTCGCGAGGTGTTGTGATGGAAAATGGGTCTGCAAAGTCATAGCGGCCTTAGATACACCAAGATTACCCGCCATGAGAGAAAGAGCAAAAATTACCAATATCATAGCCGGTTCTACCAAAGCAGATATAAAAGCTTCACGGCTACTTCCTATCCCACCAAAACTGCTGGCACTATCAAGACCTATAAGCATGAGGAAAAAGGTAGAGAGCGCTATGAGTCCCGTGATAGTAAAAGCATCTACAAATCCGACATAATAGCTCTTGATGCTTGGAGGTGGCAAGAAAAAGAGTACAACTACAAGAGGTGTGAGTACCATATAAGGAGCTATATGGGTAATTTGACTTGCCTCTTTACTTACTACCACCTCTTTGCGTAGCAGTTTTGTGAAGTTGCGATAACCTTGCAGGAGAGAAAGAGGCTTTTTGTATAAAAGCCACATTTTTATAGCTTTGATAAGTGTAAGAAAAAGCGGTGCTGTCAGTAGCATCAAAAGTATCCAAATAGCATAACTTATCATTTTCTCTCTCCAAGCACCAAGATCTTGAATGTAGCAATAACTATAACGGCTTCAAGAACAAAAGTAGCCCAGCTAAATTGATGTGCTACTACCCGATATCCAAAAAGTACCGTAAGTATGAGATTGAAAATAATGGCTGCATAGCGAATTTGTTCAAAATGTCCTAGGCGATAGACATAGTAGCTGATAATATTGACAAGTTTTTTGCTTCCATCATACAAGCTGGCTTCAAAGAGAGGTTTTATATGCACATCATATAAAGCTGTAGTAAATTTCGTACTGTGTCCAGCTATTGTAGTTTTATGCAGGTACTCTTGCGGACGATAGAGCCATGCGAAAAACCTGCGTATTGGTCCCGCAAAACCTGTAGCCGAATATTGTGTGCGAGAATTGGTATTGTATCCACACGCCCATGTATGGAATGTGCGATAGCGCACTCCAATAAAACGCGCACTCCAAGTAAGCAGAGCTGCTATGACAGTGAGTGCGCCAAGCAATATCACCGGTGAAACGACACCTCCATTATGCGTTACAGAGTGGATATTCCAAAAGTTTGGTGTGATGATGTGTGTAATATCTGGTAGTGCAAAAGGAGTGAGAGCACTATTAAAAAAGCGTAAAAATAGTGGTGCAAAGAGCATAAGCGAAGCAGTTACTCCTGCCATGGCAATCATACCGATACGCATGAGTCTGTTAACTTCGTGAGCATGCTTTGCATTTGTACTGCGATGCAACCCCAAAAAGGTGATCCCAAAAGCCTTGACAAAGCATGCGATAGCTAGACCACCTGTAAGAGCTAGAGCAAAGATACTAAAAGGAATAGAGATTTTGAGAGCAATATTTGTAATATTGCTTGATGAAAGTAGTGACTGAAATATCATCCACTCACTCAAAAAGCCATTTGTCGGTGGCAAAGCAGAGATAGAGACTGCAGCAAAGAGAAAGCTAAGAGCAGTGAGTGGCATGCTCTTTATTAAACCGCCATACTTCTCGATATTTTTTGTATGCGTTTGGTGAAGCACCGATCCAGCCGCCATAAAGAGCAGGGATTTGAAGCTCATATGGTTAAAGGTGTGAAAAAGTGCTGCAATGAAAGCAAATGTGGCTAGAAGCGGTAAATTGAGTGAAGCAAAGATCATACCCATGCCAATACCAATGAGAATAATACCTATATTTTCGATGGAGTGGTTGGCAAGCAAAGCTTTGATATCGTGTTCGGCAAGGGCATAGAGTA is a window encoding:
- a CDS encoding proton-conducting transporter membrane subunit encodes the protein MLELLFLPPLAIFILSFFKTNNIKKLLPVISSLILLPTLLLLFTPNYHSNLFLIDNLAKFILIVSAIVGIGVTFALESLQHHVTIAERQYRRFYRFFGLFWIGMILSVVANNLGIFWVGLEFATLSTVYMIKTNNTSFAHKEAWNYMIVGTIAISLILFGIILIYAAAKPMLGEKAIEFLTLQQHISQIGAKYLFEIGFAFVAIGSFIKMGFFPMNLWLANIERAAHYPVAALFSGILESAIMSGFFRFSLLAKQVNESHLIGFTYIYALLTLFIVAFLIYRVKDFMRLFSLSGIEHMLLIAIFWVSGGYFAALLHFAAHAFIKPALFIATGVLESKGKYHIAGALRGYSGVKGKLFWLIVGLLMLAIVGLPPSPIFFSELFGFGAMVDMAKASHHLLLMFSGILLVLLLLALIFYKFVEIYQSMKYEGKEESKEVYASEVSALVLFSAALLVLLANFSAIESIIQG
- a CDS encoding respiratory chain complex I subunit 1 family protein, whose protein sequence is MISYAIWILLMLLTAPLFLTLIKAIKMWLLYKKPLSLLQGYRNFTKLLRKEVVVSKEASQITHIAPYMVLTPLVVVLFFLPPPSIKSYYVGFVDAFTITGLIALSTFFLMLIGLDSASSFGGIGSSREAFISALVEPAMILVIFALSLMAGNLGVSKAAMTLQTHFPSQHLASFTFAGIAFFILLLAENGRIPVDNPETHLELTMVHEAMILDISGFYLALLESASAIKFMIFASLFASFFLPFGMDAPLPLAFLLYFAKIALICLVVGLIEVNTAKLRLFKVPNLLGIAIVFAFLSLISFYILGA
- a CDS encoding hydrogenase encodes the protein MTNFFIGMFLSALIVTLLTTRLYRLLFWYGLNSLFLGLAAIAEASYLGDREMMISGSITILLKAFAIPYILKIYAKRFAIERNITPSIRIQYSIILIPAILVFTFYLIDPLLHQSAKNFISISIASLLLSLLLIVEHRNIFAKVVGFLMMENSLFLLAMTATEGMPMLIELGIFFDLLMAVIIINLLLQREANNA
- a CDS encoding proton-conducting transporter membrane subunit produces the protein MFSFDTLSLLFLFFLALGVVPNLFYSFGYMDHIVRKVHYLLHYFTFIASMAGVVIAGNPLVFLFFWELMSLASWQLILTDSKEASTIKAARFYFFMTHFGFVFILLFFLITSNGNLQMPFTKMHAIAAAFPYPTLLFFLLILGFLSKAGVVPMHVWLPYAHPAAPSAVSAMMSGVMLKIALYGFLRMLFVVLGSWQLEWGILILILGALSSLVGVLYALAEHDIKALLANHSIENIGIILIGIGMGMIFASLNLPLLATFAFIAALFHTFNHMSFKSLLFMAAGSVLHQTHTKNIEKYGGLIKSMPLTALSFLFAAVSISALPPTNGFLSEWMIFQSLLSSSNITNIALKISIPFSIFALALTGGLAIACFVKAFGITFLGLHRSTNAKHAHEVNRLMRIGMIAMAGVTASLMLFAPLFLRFFNSALTPFALPDITHIITPNFWNIHSVTHNGGVVSPVILLGALTVIAALLTWSARFIGVRYRTFHTWACGYNTNSRTQYSATGFAGPIRRFFAWLYRPQEYLHKTTIAGHSTKFTTALYDVHIKPLFEASLYDGSKKLVNIISYYVYRLGHFEQIRYAAIIFNLILTVLFGYRVVAHQFSWATFVLEAVIVIATFKILVLGERK